A stretch of Pelecanus crispus isolate bPelCri1 chromosome 3, bPelCri1.pri, whole genome shotgun sequence DNA encodes these proteins:
- the LATS1 gene encoding serine/threonine-protein kinase LATS1 isoform X4, with the protein MKRSEKPEGYRQMRPKTFPASNYTGSSQQMLQEIRESLRNLPKPSDAAKADHSMGKMLSEDPRQGRNPPKFVTYHKVLQEIRNSLLPFANETTSAVKGTSEVNRQMLQDLQAAGFDEDMVIQALRQTNNRSIEAAIEFISKMSYQDPRREQMVAAAARPVNAGTVQQSVNRKQSWKGSKESLVPQRHGPSLGDGVVYRSESPSSQPDVGRPLSGSGIAAFAQAHPGNGQRVNPPPLPQIRSVTPPPPPRGQTPPPRGTTPPPPSWEANSQTKRYSGNMEYVISRISPVPPGAWQDGYPPPPMNPPPVNSSTQGQRGMSAVPIGRQPIIMQSSANSKFSFPSGRAGMQNGNCQAEFIVHQNVVSGNSVSRQPPPYPMNPTNRQSPTALQMQAGGSAPPSAYTNGNLPQAMMVPNRNSHNMELYNTNVAGIPASWSQPSPVQPQSSPGNGHDMPTWQPNVPVRSNSFNNHHGNRQSHSSSSQPSATTVTAITPAPIQQPVKSMRVLKPELQTALAPTHPSWMPQPVQTVQTIPFSEGPATNMAVMSPVAEAPNYQGPPPPYPKHLLHQNPSINLYETGPKLNKEEPPILSKEDENEKNYECVDSTDKEKKQITTSPVPVRKNKKDEERRESRIQSYSPQAFKFFMEQHVENILKSHQQRLHRKKQLENEMMRVGLSPEARDQMRKMLCQKESNYIRLRRAKMDKSMFVKIKTLGVGAFGEVCLARKVDTNALYATKTLRKKDVLLRNQVAHVKAERDILAEADNEWVVRLYYSFQDKDNLYFVMDYIPGGDMMSLLIRMGVFPENLARFYTAELTCAVESVHKMGFIHRDIKPDNILIDRDGHIKLTDFGLCTGFRWTHDSKYYQSGDHARQDSMDFSNEWGDPANCRCGDRLKPLERRAARQHQRCLAHSLVGTPNYIAPEVLLRTGYTQLCDWWSVGVILFEMLVGQPPFLAQTPLETQMKVINWQTALHIPPQAKLTPEASDLIIKLCRGPEDRLGKNGADEIKAHPFFKTIDFSSDLRRQSAFYIPKIAHPTDTSNFDPVDPDKLWSDDDKEGNRNDTLNGWYKNGKHPEHAFYEFTFRRFFDDNGYPYNNPKPIEYEYGSSQNSEQQSDDDDDDDEQAGRGVQNRDLVYV; encoded by the exons ATGAAGAGAAGTGAGAAGCCAGAAGGTTATAGACAAATGAGGCCTAAGACTTTTCCTGCCAGTAACTAtactggcagcagccagcagatgCTACAGGAAATACGAGAGAGCCTCAGGAATTTACCTAAACCCTCAGATGCTGCTAAAGCTGATCACAGCATGGGCAAAATGTTATCTGAAGATCCTAGACAAGGCCGAAATCCCCCCAAATTTGTAACATATCATAAGGTTTTGCAGGAGATAAGAAACTCACTTCTGCCTTTTGCAAACGAAACAACCTCAGCTGTCAAAGGAACATCAGAAGTTAATCGACAAATGCTGCAAGACTTACAGGCTGCTGGCTTTGATGag GATATGGTTATACAAGCTCTTAGACAAACTAACAACCGTAGTATAGAAGCTGCCATCGAATTTATAAGTAAAATGAGCTACCAGGATCCTCGTCGGGAACAGATGGTTGCAGCAGCAGCGAGACCTGTAAACGCAG GGACTGTACAGCAATCGGTTAACCgcaagcagagctggaagggTTCTAAGGAGTCCTTGGTTCCTCAGAGGCACGGCCCTTCTCTGGGAGATGGTGTAGTTTATCGCTCAGaaagtcccagctctcagcctgatGTAGGAAGGCCGTTATCTGGATCTGGCATTGCAGCATTTGCTCAGGCCCATCCTGGCAATGGACAAAGAGTGAATCCCCCGCCTCTGCCGCAGATACGGAGTGTCACTCCGCCTCCACCTCCTCGAGGACAGACACCCCCTCCAAGGGGAACTactcctccacctccttcctGGGAAGCAAACTCTCAAACAAAGCGTTACTCTGGAAACATGGAATATGTGATCTCCCGTATTTCTCCAGTGCCACCAGGAGCATGGCAGGATGGTTATCCACCTCCACCTATGAATCCTCCACCTGTAAATTCTTCCACGCAGGGTCAGAGAGGCATGAGCGCTGTCCCTATTGGCAGGCAACCAATAATCATGCAGAGTTCTGCCAACAGCAAATTTAGTTTTCCCTCGGGAAGAGCTGGAATGCAAAATGGCAATTGTCAGGCAGAATTCATAGTTCACCAGAATGTGGTGTCTGGGAACTCTGTCAGTCGCCAGCCACCCCCATACCCCATGAATCCAACTAACAGGCAAAGTCCCACAGCACTACagatgcaggcaggagggtCTGCTCCTCCTTCAGCATACACCAATGGGAATCTTCCTCAGGCAATGATGGTGCCAAATAGAAACAGCCACAATATGGAACTTTATAATACAAACGTAGCTGGAATACCTGCGTCCTGGTCACAGCCTTCCCCTGTGCAACCGCAGTCATCACCTGGCAATGGGCATGACATGCCTACGTGGCAACCCAACGTTCCCGTGCGGTCAAATTCTTTCAACAACCATCATGGAAATAGGCAGAGTCACTCTAGCAGCTCTCAGCCTTCGGCTACAACAGTAACAGCTATAACACCAGCTCCCATTCAGCAACCAGTAAAAAGTATGCGTGTGTTAAAACCAGAGCTACAGACTGCCTTAGCGCCCACTCACCCTTCCTGGATGCCACAGCCAGTGCAAACCGTTCAGACCATTCCCTTCTCCGAGGGTCCAGCTACAAACATGGCAGTCATGTCTCCTGTTGCAGAGGCTCCAAATTACCAGGGTCCACCACCACCGTACCCAAAACACTTGTTACACCAGAATCCCTCTATCAATCTGTATGAGACAGGACCCAAGCTCAACAAGGAGGAACCACCTATTTTATCCAAGGAGGATGAGAATGAAAAGAATTATGAATGCGTTGATTCaacagataaagaaaagaaacaaattacaaCATCGCCTGTTCCTgttagaaaaaacaagaaagatgaagaaagaagagagtcTCGCATTCAAAGCTATTCCCCTCAGGCCTTTAAATTCTTCATGGAGCAGCACGTGGAGAATATACTGAAGTCGCATCAGCAACGTTTGCATCGGAAAAAACAACTAGAGAATGAAATGATGCGG GTTGGATTGTCACCAGAAGCCCGAGATCAAATGAGGAAAATGTTGTGTCAGAAGGAGTCTAATTATATTCGGCTACGAAGAGCTAAAATGGACAAGTCAATgtttgtaaaaattaaaaccctgGGAGTCGGTGCATTTGGAGAAGTTTGCCTAGCAAGAAAAGTGGATACTAATGCTTTATATGCAACAAAaactctgaggaaaaaagatgtattGCTTAGAAATCAAGTTGCTCATGTGAAAGCTGAGCGGGATATCCTTGCAGAAGCTGATAATGAATGGGTGGTTCGCCTGTACTATTCATTCCAAGATAAGGACAATTTGTACTTTGTAATGGACTACATTCCAGGAGGTGATATGATGAGTCTCCTAATTAGAATGGGTGTCTTTCCAGAAAATCTGGCGCGGTTCTACACAGCAGAACTGACCTGCGCAGTTGAAAGTGTTCATAAAATGGGCTTCATCCACAGAGATATTAAACCTGATAATATCTTGATAGACCGCGATGGTCATATTAAATTGACTGACTTCGGGCTCTGTACAGGTTTTCGATGGACCCACGATTCAAAATACTACCAGAGTG GTGATCATGCACGTCAAGACAGTATGGATTTCAGCAATGAATGGGGTGACCCAGCAAATTGCAGGTGTGGAGATCGGCTGAAGCCACTTGAACGTAGGGCTGCACGTCAGCATCAGCGCTGTCTGGCCCATTCCCTTGTTGGCACACCCAATTATATTGCGCCAGAAGTATTGTTGCGAACAG GTTACACACAGTTGTGTGACTGGTGGAGTGTTGGAGTAATTCTCTTTGAAATGTTAGTGGGGCAGCCTCCATTCCTGGCACAAACACCGCTGGAAACACAAATGAAG gtTATCAACTGGCAAACTGCACTTCATATTCCACCTCAAGCTAAATTGACTCCAGAGGCCTCTGACCTTATTATTAAACTCTGCCGAGGGCCAGAAGATCGTTTAGGCAAAAACGGTGCAGATGAAATAAAAGCTCATCCCTTTTTTAAGACAATTGATTTTTCAAGCGATCTGCGGCGGCAGTCTGCTTTCTACATTCCCAAAATTGCTCATCCTACGGATACATCGAACTTTGATCCAGTTGATCCAGATAAATTGTGGAGTGATGATGATAAGGAAGGGAACAGAAACGATACACTTAATGGGTGgtacaaaaatggaaaacatcctGAACATGCTTTTTATGAGTTCACCTTCCGAAGGTTTTTTGATGATAATGGCTACCCATACAACAATCCAAAGCCCATTGAGTATGAGTATGGTAGTTCTCAAAACTCAGAACAGCAGTcggatgatgatgatgatgatgatgaacaGGCAGGTAGAGGAGTTCAAAATCGTGACCTGGTTTATGTTTAG
- the LATS1 gene encoding serine/threonine-protein kinase LATS1 isoform X3, with translation MKRSEKPEGYRQMRPKTFPASNYTGSSQQMLQEIRESLRNLPKPSDAAKADHSMGKMLSEDPRQGRNPPKFVTYHKVLQEIRNSLLPFANETTSAVKGTSEVNRQMLQDLQAAGFDEDMVIQALRQTNNRSIEAAIEFISKMSYQDPRREQMVAAAARPVNAAGTVQQSVNRKQSWKGSKESLVPQRHGPSLGDGVVYRSESPSSQPDVGRPLSGSGIAAFAQAHPGNGQRVNPPPLPQIRSVTPPPPPRGQTPPPRGTTPPPPSWEANSQTKRYSGNMEYVISRISPVPPGAWQDGYPPPPMNPPPVNSSTQGQRGMSAVPIGRQPIIMQSSANSKFSFPSGRAGMQNGNCQAEFIVHQNVVSGNSVSRQPPPYPMNPTNRQSPTALQMQAGGSAPPSAYTNGNLPQAMMVPNRNSHNMELYNTNVAGIPASWSQPSPVQPQSSPGNGHDMPTWQPNVPVRSNSFNNHHGNRQSHSSSSQPSATTVTAITPAPIQQPVKSMRVLKPELQTALAPTHPSWMPQPVQTVQTIPFSEGPATNMAVMSPVAEAPNYQGPPPPYPKHLLHQNPSINLYETGPKLNKEEPPILSKEDENEKNYECVDSTDKEKKQITTSPVPVRKNKKDEERRESRIQSYSPQAFKFFMEQHVENILKSHQQRLHRKKQLENEMMRVGLSPEARDQMRKMLCQKESNYIRLRRAKMDKSMFVKIKTLGVGAFGEVCLARKVDTNALYATKTLRKKDVLLRNQVAHVKAERDILAEADNEWVVRLYYSFQDKDNLYFVMDYIPGGDMMSLLIRMGVFPENLARFYTAELTCAVESVHKMGFIHRDIKPDNILIDRDGHIKLTDFGLCTGFRWTHDSKYYQSGDHARQDSMDFSNEWGDPANCRCGDRLKPLERRAARQHQRCLAHSLVGTPNYIAPEVLLRTGYTQLCDWWSVGVILFEMLVGQPPFLAQTPLETQMKVINWQTALHIPPQAKLTPEASDLIIKLCRGPEDRLGKNGADEIKAHPFFKTIDFSSDLRRQSAFYIPKIAHPTDTSNFDPVDPDKLWSDDDKEGNRNDTLNGWYKNGKHPEHAFYEFTFRRFFDDNGYPYNNPKPIEYEYGSSQNSEQQSDDDDDDDEQAGRGVQNRDLVYV, from the exons ATGAAGAGAAGTGAGAAGCCAGAAGGTTATAGACAAATGAGGCCTAAGACTTTTCCTGCCAGTAACTAtactggcagcagccagcagatgCTACAGGAAATACGAGAGAGCCTCAGGAATTTACCTAAACCCTCAGATGCTGCTAAAGCTGATCACAGCATGGGCAAAATGTTATCTGAAGATCCTAGACAAGGCCGAAATCCCCCCAAATTTGTAACATATCATAAGGTTTTGCAGGAGATAAGAAACTCACTTCTGCCTTTTGCAAACGAAACAACCTCAGCTGTCAAAGGAACATCAGAAGTTAATCGACAAATGCTGCAAGACTTACAGGCTGCTGGCTTTGATGag GATATGGTTATACAAGCTCTTAGACAAACTAACAACCGTAGTATAGAAGCTGCCATCGAATTTATAAGTAAAATGAGCTACCAGGATCCTCGTCGGGAACAGATGGTTGCAGCAGCAGCGAGACCTGTAAACGCAG CAGGGACTGTACAGCAATCGGTTAACCgcaagcagagctggaagggTTCTAAGGAGTCCTTGGTTCCTCAGAGGCACGGCCCTTCTCTGGGAGATGGTGTAGTTTATCGCTCAGaaagtcccagctctcagcctgatGTAGGAAGGCCGTTATCTGGATCTGGCATTGCAGCATTTGCTCAGGCCCATCCTGGCAATGGACAAAGAGTGAATCCCCCGCCTCTGCCGCAGATACGGAGTGTCACTCCGCCTCCACCTCCTCGAGGACAGACACCCCCTCCAAGGGGAACTactcctccacctccttcctGGGAAGCAAACTCTCAAACAAAGCGTTACTCTGGAAACATGGAATATGTGATCTCCCGTATTTCTCCAGTGCCACCAGGAGCATGGCAGGATGGTTATCCACCTCCACCTATGAATCCTCCACCTGTAAATTCTTCCACGCAGGGTCAGAGAGGCATGAGCGCTGTCCCTATTGGCAGGCAACCAATAATCATGCAGAGTTCTGCCAACAGCAAATTTAGTTTTCCCTCGGGAAGAGCTGGAATGCAAAATGGCAATTGTCAGGCAGAATTCATAGTTCACCAGAATGTGGTGTCTGGGAACTCTGTCAGTCGCCAGCCACCCCCATACCCCATGAATCCAACTAACAGGCAAAGTCCCACAGCACTACagatgcaggcaggagggtCTGCTCCTCCTTCAGCATACACCAATGGGAATCTTCCTCAGGCAATGATGGTGCCAAATAGAAACAGCCACAATATGGAACTTTATAATACAAACGTAGCTGGAATACCTGCGTCCTGGTCACAGCCTTCCCCTGTGCAACCGCAGTCATCACCTGGCAATGGGCATGACATGCCTACGTGGCAACCCAACGTTCCCGTGCGGTCAAATTCTTTCAACAACCATCATGGAAATAGGCAGAGTCACTCTAGCAGCTCTCAGCCTTCGGCTACAACAGTAACAGCTATAACACCAGCTCCCATTCAGCAACCAGTAAAAAGTATGCGTGTGTTAAAACCAGAGCTACAGACTGCCTTAGCGCCCACTCACCCTTCCTGGATGCCACAGCCAGTGCAAACCGTTCAGACCATTCCCTTCTCCGAGGGTCCAGCTACAAACATGGCAGTCATGTCTCCTGTTGCAGAGGCTCCAAATTACCAGGGTCCACCACCACCGTACCCAAAACACTTGTTACACCAGAATCCCTCTATCAATCTGTATGAGACAGGACCCAAGCTCAACAAGGAGGAACCACCTATTTTATCCAAGGAGGATGAGAATGAAAAGAATTATGAATGCGTTGATTCaacagataaagaaaagaaacaaattacaaCATCGCCTGTTCCTgttagaaaaaacaagaaagatgaagaaagaagagagtcTCGCATTCAAAGCTATTCCCCTCAGGCCTTTAAATTCTTCATGGAGCAGCACGTGGAGAATATACTGAAGTCGCATCAGCAACGTTTGCATCGGAAAAAACAACTAGAGAATGAAATGATGCGG GTTGGATTGTCACCAGAAGCCCGAGATCAAATGAGGAAAATGTTGTGTCAGAAGGAGTCTAATTATATTCGGCTACGAAGAGCTAAAATGGACAAGTCAATgtttgtaaaaattaaaaccctgGGAGTCGGTGCATTTGGAGAAGTTTGCCTAGCAAGAAAAGTGGATACTAATGCTTTATATGCAACAAAaactctgaggaaaaaagatgtattGCTTAGAAATCAAGTTGCTCATGTGAAAGCTGAGCGGGATATCCTTGCAGAAGCTGATAATGAATGGGTGGTTCGCCTGTACTATTCATTCCAAGATAAGGACAATTTGTACTTTGTAATGGACTACATTCCAGGAGGTGATATGATGAGTCTCCTAATTAGAATGGGTGTCTTTCCAGAAAATCTGGCGCGGTTCTACACAGCAGAACTGACCTGCGCAGTTGAAAGTGTTCATAAAATGGGCTTCATCCACAGAGATATTAAACCTGATAATATCTTGATAGACCGCGATGGTCATATTAAATTGACTGACTTCGGGCTCTGTACAGGTTTTCGATGGACCCACGATTCAAAATACTACCAGAGTG GTGATCATGCACGTCAAGACAGTATGGATTTCAGCAATGAATGGGGTGACCCAGCAAATTGCAGGTGTGGAGATCGGCTGAAGCCACTTGAACGTAGGGCTGCACGTCAGCATCAGCGCTGTCTGGCCCATTCCCTTGTTGGCACACCCAATTATATTGCGCCAGAAGTATTGTTGCGAACAG GTTACACACAGTTGTGTGACTGGTGGAGTGTTGGAGTAATTCTCTTTGAAATGTTAGTGGGGCAGCCTCCATTCCTGGCACAAACACCGCTGGAAACACAAATGAAG gtTATCAACTGGCAAACTGCACTTCATATTCCACCTCAAGCTAAATTGACTCCAGAGGCCTCTGACCTTATTATTAAACTCTGCCGAGGGCCAGAAGATCGTTTAGGCAAAAACGGTGCAGATGAAATAAAAGCTCATCCCTTTTTTAAGACAATTGATTTTTCAAGCGATCTGCGGCGGCAGTCTGCTTTCTACATTCCCAAAATTGCTCATCCTACGGATACATCGAACTTTGATCCAGTTGATCCAGATAAATTGTGGAGTGATGATGATAAGGAAGGGAACAGAAACGATACACTTAATGGGTGgtacaaaaatggaaaacatcctGAACATGCTTTTTATGAGTTCACCTTCCGAAGGTTTTTTGATGATAATGGCTACCCATACAACAATCCAAAGCCCATTGAGTATGAGTATGGTAGTTCTCAAAACTCAGAACAGCAGTcggatgatgatgatgatgatgatgaacaGGCAGGTAGAGGAGTTCAAAATCGTGACCTGGTTTATGTTTAG
- the LATS1 gene encoding serine/threonine-protein kinase LATS1 isoform X2, which translates to MKRSEKPEGYRQMRPKTFPASNYTGSSQQMLQEIRESLRNLPKPSDAAKADHSMGKMLSEDPRQGRNPPKFVTYHKVLQEIRNSLLPFANETTSAVKGTSEVNRQMLQDLQAAGFDEDMVIQALRQTNNRSIEAAIEFISKMSYQDPRREQMVAAAARPVNAGMKPPGTVQQSVNRKQSWKGSKESLVPQRHGPSLGDGVVYRSESPSSQPDVGRPLSGSGIAAFAQAHPGNGQRVNPPPLPQIRSVTPPPPPRGQTPPPRGTTPPPPSWEANSQTKRYSGNMEYVISRISPVPPGAWQDGYPPPPMNPPPVNSSTQGQRGMSAVPIGRQPIIMQSSANSKFSFPSGRAGMQNGNCQAEFIVHQNVVSGNSVSRQPPPYPMNPTNRQSPTALQMQAGGSAPPSAYTNGNLPQAMMVPNRNSHNMELYNTNVAGIPASWSQPSPVQPQSSPGNGHDMPTWQPNVPVRSNSFNNHHGNRQSHSSSSQPSATTVTAITPAPIQQPVKSMRVLKPELQTALAPTHPSWMPQPVQTVQTIPFSEGPATNMAVMSPVAEAPNYQGPPPPYPKHLLHQNPSINLYETGPKLNKEEPPILSKEDENEKNYECVDSTDKEKKQITTSPVPVRKNKKDEERRESRIQSYSPQAFKFFMEQHVENILKSHQQRLHRKKQLENEMMRVGLSPEARDQMRKMLCQKESNYIRLRRAKMDKSMFVKIKTLGVGAFGEVCLARKVDTNALYATKTLRKKDVLLRNQVAHVKAERDILAEADNEWVVRLYYSFQDKDNLYFVMDYIPGGDMMSLLIRMGVFPENLARFYTAELTCAVESVHKMGFIHRDIKPDNILIDRDGHIKLTDFGLCTGFRWTHDSKYYQSGDHARQDSMDFSNEWGDPANCRCGDRLKPLERRAARQHQRCLAHSLVGTPNYIAPEVLLRTGYTQLCDWWSVGVILFEMLVGQPPFLAQTPLETQMKVINWQTALHIPPQAKLTPEASDLIIKLCRGPEDRLGKNGADEIKAHPFFKTIDFSSDLRRQSAFYIPKIAHPTDTSNFDPVDPDKLWSDDDKEGNRNDTLNGWYKNGKHPEHAFYEFTFRRFFDDNGYPYNNPKPIEYEYGSSQNSEQQSDDDDDDDEQAGRGVQNRDLVYV; encoded by the exons ATGAAGAGAAGTGAGAAGCCAGAAGGTTATAGACAAATGAGGCCTAAGACTTTTCCTGCCAGTAACTAtactggcagcagccagcagatgCTACAGGAAATACGAGAGAGCCTCAGGAATTTACCTAAACCCTCAGATGCTGCTAAAGCTGATCACAGCATGGGCAAAATGTTATCTGAAGATCCTAGACAAGGCCGAAATCCCCCCAAATTTGTAACATATCATAAGGTTTTGCAGGAGATAAGAAACTCACTTCTGCCTTTTGCAAACGAAACAACCTCAGCTGTCAAAGGAACATCAGAAGTTAATCGACAAATGCTGCAAGACTTACAGGCTGCTGGCTTTGATGag GATATGGTTATACAAGCTCTTAGACAAACTAACAACCGTAGTATAGAAGCTGCCATCGAATTTATAAGTAAAATGAGCTACCAGGATCCTCGTCGGGAACAGATGGTTGCAGCAGCAGCGAGACCTGTAAACGCAGGTATGAAACCACCAG GGACTGTACAGCAATCGGTTAACCgcaagcagagctggaagggTTCTAAGGAGTCCTTGGTTCCTCAGAGGCACGGCCCTTCTCTGGGAGATGGTGTAGTTTATCGCTCAGaaagtcccagctctcagcctgatGTAGGAAGGCCGTTATCTGGATCTGGCATTGCAGCATTTGCTCAGGCCCATCCTGGCAATGGACAAAGAGTGAATCCCCCGCCTCTGCCGCAGATACGGAGTGTCACTCCGCCTCCACCTCCTCGAGGACAGACACCCCCTCCAAGGGGAACTactcctccacctccttcctGGGAAGCAAACTCTCAAACAAAGCGTTACTCTGGAAACATGGAATATGTGATCTCCCGTATTTCTCCAGTGCCACCAGGAGCATGGCAGGATGGTTATCCACCTCCACCTATGAATCCTCCACCTGTAAATTCTTCCACGCAGGGTCAGAGAGGCATGAGCGCTGTCCCTATTGGCAGGCAACCAATAATCATGCAGAGTTCTGCCAACAGCAAATTTAGTTTTCCCTCGGGAAGAGCTGGAATGCAAAATGGCAATTGTCAGGCAGAATTCATAGTTCACCAGAATGTGGTGTCTGGGAACTCTGTCAGTCGCCAGCCACCCCCATACCCCATGAATCCAACTAACAGGCAAAGTCCCACAGCACTACagatgcaggcaggagggtCTGCTCCTCCTTCAGCATACACCAATGGGAATCTTCCTCAGGCAATGATGGTGCCAAATAGAAACAGCCACAATATGGAACTTTATAATACAAACGTAGCTGGAATACCTGCGTCCTGGTCACAGCCTTCCCCTGTGCAACCGCAGTCATCACCTGGCAATGGGCATGACATGCCTACGTGGCAACCCAACGTTCCCGTGCGGTCAAATTCTTTCAACAACCATCATGGAAATAGGCAGAGTCACTCTAGCAGCTCTCAGCCTTCGGCTACAACAGTAACAGCTATAACACCAGCTCCCATTCAGCAACCAGTAAAAAGTATGCGTGTGTTAAAACCAGAGCTACAGACTGCCTTAGCGCCCACTCACCCTTCCTGGATGCCACAGCCAGTGCAAACCGTTCAGACCATTCCCTTCTCCGAGGGTCCAGCTACAAACATGGCAGTCATGTCTCCTGTTGCAGAGGCTCCAAATTACCAGGGTCCACCACCACCGTACCCAAAACACTTGTTACACCAGAATCCCTCTATCAATCTGTATGAGACAGGACCCAAGCTCAACAAGGAGGAACCACCTATTTTATCCAAGGAGGATGAGAATGAAAAGAATTATGAATGCGTTGATTCaacagataaagaaaagaaacaaattacaaCATCGCCTGTTCCTgttagaaaaaacaagaaagatgaagaaagaagagagtcTCGCATTCAAAGCTATTCCCCTCAGGCCTTTAAATTCTTCATGGAGCAGCACGTGGAGAATATACTGAAGTCGCATCAGCAACGTTTGCATCGGAAAAAACAACTAGAGAATGAAATGATGCGG GTTGGATTGTCACCAGAAGCCCGAGATCAAATGAGGAAAATGTTGTGTCAGAAGGAGTCTAATTATATTCGGCTACGAAGAGCTAAAATGGACAAGTCAATgtttgtaaaaattaaaaccctgGGAGTCGGTGCATTTGGAGAAGTTTGCCTAGCAAGAAAAGTGGATACTAATGCTTTATATGCAACAAAaactctgaggaaaaaagatgtattGCTTAGAAATCAAGTTGCTCATGTGAAAGCTGAGCGGGATATCCTTGCAGAAGCTGATAATGAATGGGTGGTTCGCCTGTACTATTCATTCCAAGATAAGGACAATTTGTACTTTGTAATGGACTACATTCCAGGAGGTGATATGATGAGTCTCCTAATTAGAATGGGTGTCTTTCCAGAAAATCTGGCGCGGTTCTACACAGCAGAACTGACCTGCGCAGTTGAAAGTGTTCATAAAATGGGCTTCATCCACAGAGATATTAAACCTGATAATATCTTGATAGACCGCGATGGTCATATTAAATTGACTGACTTCGGGCTCTGTACAGGTTTTCGATGGACCCACGATTCAAAATACTACCAGAGTG GTGATCATGCACGTCAAGACAGTATGGATTTCAGCAATGAATGGGGTGACCCAGCAAATTGCAGGTGTGGAGATCGGCTGAAGCCACTTGAACGTAGGGCTGCACGTCAGCATCAGCGCTGTCTGGCCCATTCCCTTGTTGGCACACCCAATTATATTGCGCCAGAAGTATTGTTGCGAACAG GTTACACACAGTTGTGTGACTGGTGGAGTGTTGGAGTAATTCTCTTTGAAATGTTAGTGGGGCAGCCTCCATTCCTGGCACAAACACCGCTGGAAACACAAATGAAG gtTATCAACTGGCAAACTGCACTTCATATTCCACCTCAAGCTAAATTGACTCCAGAGGCCTCTGACCTTATTATTAAACTCTGCCGAGGGCCAGAAGATCGTTTAGGCAAAAACGGTGCAGATGAAATAAAAGCTCATCCCTTTTTTAAGACAATTGATTTTTCAAGCGATCTGCGGCGGCAGTCTGCTTTCTACATTCCCAAAATTGCTCATCCTACGGATACATCGAACTTTGATCCAGTTGATCCAGATAAATTGTGGAGTGATGATGATAAGGAAGGGAACAGAAACGATACACTTAATGGGTGgtacaaaaatggaaaacatcctGAACATGCTTTTTATGAGTTCACCTTCCGAAGGTTTTTTGATGATAATGGCTACCCATACAACAATCCAAAGCCCATTGAGTATGAGTATGGTAGTTCTCAAAACTCAGAACAGCAGTcggatgatgatgatgatgatgatgaacaGGCAGGTAGAGGAGTTCAAAATCGTGACCTGGTTTATGTTTAG